CCCTCCCGGCGGGAGCCCCTCTCCTCCCGTCACGCCGGTCCTTGCGCTCGATCAGCCGCCGCACGACCCGCACCAGCTCGGTCGGCTCGAACGGCTTCGCAAGGAACGCGTCCACACCGGCCGCGATCCCGGCCTCGACCTCCTGCTGCGTACAGGCACTCACGATCGCAACGGGCACGTCTCGGGTCCGCGGATCGGCCCGCAACTGCGCGGCCGCCCCGAACCCGTCCAGCCGAGGCATGACCACGTCAAGGGTGATCACGTCCGGACACACGCGATGCACGACGTCCAGACACTCGGCACCATCGTTCGCGGTCACGACCTCGAAGCCCTCCAGCTCGAGATTGACCTTGATCAGCTGCCGGATGACCTTGTTGTCGTCGACAACAAGCACCCGGCCTGAGACGCCTGGCACAACTCGAGAGTAGGTCGACCCAACCCCCCGCGTCCGGGTTTTCGCCACTTCCACCCCCTCCGGGCGACGCACCTCCCTCTCCCCCACAAACCGGTTCCTGATCACCCCGGGGAAGCTGGTAGTGTTCAACCCGTCGCAGCAACACCAGCGACCGCGCCCCCGTAGCTCAGGGGATAGAGCAACGGCCTCCGGAGCCGTGTGCGCAGGTTCGAATCCTGCCGGGGGCACTTCGCAGGAAGTGCCCAAAGACCCCGCCATCAGCGCTTTAGCTGAGACGGGGTCTTCGCGTATGTGCAGCCAACTGCCGTGCTGTGCAGCCGTATGTCAGCGCCTGTGGACTATTCGTGGACAGGATCTTGGTCCATCAGCCCAGGTCAGTGGTAGAAACGCGGAAGGCCCCCGGACAGGTCCAGGGGCCTCGCAGCGTATCGCCGCTCGCTCGCGATCACTCGTACTCGCGCAGCAGATCTTCAATCCGCCGGTTGGCCACCTCCTGCCGGCCGTCGAGGCACTTCGCATACCGACTGAGCAGCACCTCCACGCTGTTGCCGGCACGCTCGGCGACCTCGGTCGGGTCGACGCCTGCGTTGAGCCACGTGGACAGTGCCGAGTGCCTGAGGTCGTACGGCCGACGAGCGAGCGGTGAGGCAGCCACGGCCGGCGGCAGAGCCAGGACCCGGGCCTCTTGCCACGCCCGGTAGTACGTGGAGGACGAGACCACTCCCCCGCCCTCACTCAAGAACAGCCGACCGTCCTTGGCCGTCCCGAAGGTGTCGAGGTGCTCCCGGAGGATGGTCACAAGCTGCGGAGGAATGGGCACCCGCCGGACGTCTTCCATGGGCCGATTCTTCAGCCCGCGGTCGTCATGACCCTCCCCAGAGTCGGTCCACTGCTTGCCGACGCTCGGCCGGGTTCGGTGAAGCAGGGCCGTCCCCCACCCAGAGCCCGGGAGGGTCAGGTCTGACTCAGCCAACCCCACCACCTCAGCCGGCCGGAAGCCCCCGAAGTACATCCCGGCGAAGAGCCCCCCGAGCCGCCGCCCGCGAGCACGGCTATAGCCACCGACGTACTGGACCGCGTGCAGGAGCGACCGGGCCTGCTCAGGGTTGGCCACCACCCGAGGGTCGACCTCATTCGACACCTTGGGCTTCTGCGAGCGAACCGCCGAGAGCGGGTTCTCTCGGAATTCCCCGAGATCCACCGCGTAGTGGAGCGCATTGACCAGCGTGCGCCTCTTCCGCCGTACGGTCTCGGCAGCAGCCGCAGTCCCATCCAATTTGATCTTCAGCGAGTCAAGGCACCCGCCGCGCATGCGCGGCGCGCGCGGCCCGTCACCCGGGCCTGCGCTCCTGTCTGCGCCCCGCTCCAGCCCGGCCGCCGTCCGCACGCCTGCGGCTCGGGTTGATAGGTAGCGCCTCAGGCGAGCGTTCAGGCACGGCAACCGTCACATGGCATGCGTGGCCGGGAGCGCTGCCGACTGCGGCCGGGACGGGGTGACAAAAGACGGCCAGCGGCGAGGGAGGGGTGGCCTCTTGCGCAAGGCCTGCCGACTGCCGGGCCTGAGTGGGGCTGGGCGCCGTTCCCCCGCCGTCACGGATGACGGGCGCGTGAGGCGAACACACCACCGGGAATGGGCGGGCGGGGAGCAGCTGCTGCCGCGATGTGGTGCCGGCCGGTGTGGTCGCTCCGCGTCGGTACCGGTCTCGTCGTGGCTGATGAGCGTGTCGTCTCAGGAACCTGCTCAAATTGCCCGCCAGCACACGGCCCCTGACCATGCTCGGACCCCAGCCCGGGTAGGCACCGGCCAAATCGACCCCGCCGACCGCTACCTCAGGTGCCGCGCCCGCCGATCCTGGCCCCCTGGTCCTGCTCAGCCAGTACGCCCGTGCTTGTGGAGGGCAGCGCTGGCTCTAAAGCGGATACGGCCACAGCGGTCACGCTCTTCGTCGGAAGTATCTGGGCCACAGCAGCAGTGACCAGCAAGCCAGCGGAGATCGTCGGGCGTCAGCCAGAGGGCAACCCTCCCCAGCTCGTGCTCTCTCTGCGGGTCGGTCGGGTCAATGCTCGTCATGGCGAGAGAGGCTATCCGTGCCCCTCACGTGCCCGATCGGTCGGGGAGCAACGGGGAACACTGGGCGATCACCGTCGTTGGACATAGCGACTGCCCCTGACCGTTTGCACTGGTCAGAGGCCGCTCACCTGCGGTGGGTGTGGGATTTGAACCCACGGTGACTCGCGCCACGACGGTTTTCCAAACTGGTGCGGCGTAGCCGCTACGATCGACCCATGACGTCACATCAGGCGGATGCCTCGTAGATCCCCGCGCGAGCTGAGGGCCACCGCGCCCGAAAGCCAAAGCCATGCGGTAAGCACGCTGCTCATCAGCGCGTGTCCTGGGCCGCCAGCATGTACAGCCGTGCACACATACCTCTTCGTCGATGGTCTCGACGTAGTGGCGCGCAGCGATAGCAGAATGGCCGGCCTCGACCCGAGGCAACTCCTCCGCCCAGGCGGACCGCTCTATCCGACGGATATGCCACGCAAGGTGGATGTGGCAGCCGAGGAGCAGCCCGAACCAGGGCCAGACAGGCTAACCATCCGGATCAGGCTCCGCGGCGAGATGGTCATCTGGTCCGACGTGATGTACCCGGGCCCCGTTGCCGGGGCCATCGAGGAAGTTCACTTCCGCCTGCGGCAGTACCTGGGCGAGGTCGAGCGTGCATACGCGGCGTTGCAAAGCCAGCCCTGACCGCAGCTGAGCGCCCTCCCGGGCCGTGGGAGGGCGCTCAGTGGTGACCAATGCTGACAACTGACGACAGCTCAGCCGCTGGTCAGCGGGTTGATCGGTAACTCAGCCGCAGATCAGGGCGGCGGGGCGTCAGTTGTGGTTGTTCTGGCCAGGCCATGAGTACCGCGCGGTGGCCTGATTGCTCCCTTGTGCGCGCGGCAGGTGCGTGTCACACAGAGGTGAAGCGGGACGATCTGGGGAGGGGAACGCTGAATGTCCGAGTTGGTTAGCGATTCGGCAGCTTCGTCAGCCTGGGCAATCAAACGGTTCGGGGAGCAGGCCAGCAGGCTCGTTGCCGCGGTGCCAGTGCAACTGGCCAAGGCGCACTCGAAGGCTCACGCCACACACCTGGCAGCGGAGCTGAAGAAGCGAAGCCCCTACGGCGTCACCCTCGCCGAGGCTGTGCGAGAGAACCTGGCAGACATGGCACGCGAGCTGCGGGAGTCGGTTCGGGACGTGCGGGGGTACGAGTATGCGGTGATCAACGATCACGCCCTCTTCCCGTTCAGGTACGGAGACAAGCCCAAGGCCGTGGATCGCGCTCGCTTGCCCGCCAACACGTCGCCCACGCGGCGCCGGCTGTTCAAGGCACATGGGCCGCAGCCTCGGGAGGCCCTGTTTGATCTCGGCAACGACTTAACCACAGATGAGTACCTGGGGCTGCACGAAGCATTCGAGGAGTTGGGGGCCTCGACAAAGCTCGTCTGCCTCTTCTTCACGGCCGATGCGGAGAGCGGCATCCACGTCATCTACTGGGGAGAGGCGCACCTTGAACCGGACCGGACGTTCACGTGGCTCCACAGGGAACAGCTCCCAGTTGCCCGCGCCGCTTAAGTCGGGGCGGCCCCCGGATGCGGGGTGTGGCCCGGAGCCGGCCTCTTGCGGCCCATATGGGGGACTGGGGGCACAGCCCAGATCGCGGCCGAGTCTCTGACCTGCTGAAACGCGTGAGACGCGCGGGACCTCCGGAGCCGTGTGCCGGCCGTGCTTCTGTCCGCAAGGTCTGCGCCGCCTCCCGGATTGCTGACGTTGGGGAGCCCATCCTGAGGTCCTATAGCCGCCGGAATCAGGTGGGGGTCAGGTGACTCAGCCCAGGTGCGGTGCACAGACGGCCAAGGGGAGCCGGTGCACTAAGCCCGCGATCATGAACAGCTCTCGGTGTCAGTTACACCAGGGAGGCTCGTCGAGCTACGGAGTGGCGCAGCGGAAGAAGAAGGAAGCCGAAGCGAAGATGCGGAAGCTTCGGAAGAAGAAGTGAGCTGGCGGGCGGCCTGCCTCTGACATCCATGGGTGACATCAACGCGGGTGAACACCGGCAGTGCCGGGCGGTCGCGGAGAGGCATCGCAGCCTGGGCTGAGTGGGTGATGGGCGGGGGCAGGGCGAGCTTACAAAGCAGATGTCGCCAGTTCGAGATCGACTGCGACCACCAGCAACAATAGGCACGATGTGTTCACAATTGCCTCCGCGGATCAGGGGAGCGGATGGCCGGGTCTTCACTGCGAAATCGAAACTCTGCAGAGACGCCCAAGCTCTTCCGCGCTGCGACGTAGAACGCATCACGCCGATCTTGAAACTCGCGAAACGCCCGCGTCCAATCTTCTGCGGTCCCCGAGCGCTGGTCACGAGCGAATTGCTCAAGCACCCAGGCCTGACGCTGCAGAGCTCTAGCCGCCGAGACCGTGTCGGCGTCCCCCATCAGAAGCACGGTTTCGAACGCATACCCACGTTCCAGCTCTGCCTCAGCCAACAGCTCCAGACCAGCCTCTGAAGCGATGGGCTGAGGAAGGTCAAAGAGTCCTTTCGCAGCCGCGAGTCGGCCTGCCACTGAAACGAACCTTTTGATGGCGTCGGCATACCGGATGTACGACTCCAAGCGGCGCTCATCCCACCGAGTGGAAAGCTGTCGCCGCCACCGTGATCTCTCCATCAGTGTTGCGCCCAGATATGAGGCCAGTGCACCAACGAGCACGCCTATTAGCGTGAATAGCTGACCCGACAATGTCCCCCCTGCCACTTGAACCCGTGTTGAAGCCTAGCCCGCGGAGTGCAGCCCGCCAGAGCCCGGGCGGCGACCTAGACCCTCATCGTCCTGTGGGAACCTTGGCGAGCCCTTCGTCAGCGCCCTGAGCCAGACGATCGTTGAGTGGGACTCAGGTCCGGACGAGGGGCGACACCGGGTTCATCAGATCTTGCCTCCGGAACCACGGTGCCAGGCTGCGCACCGTCCAGCCTTCGGGAACGTCCCGTGGCTCGACCGCTGTCGCAGCTGCGGCCTATTCATGGACCAGCGTGGCAGCAGAGGCCACCTTCAAGGGCTCTGACCTGCTGGAACGCGTGAGACGCACGGGGCCTCCGGAGCCGTGTGCGCGGGTTCGAATCCTGCCGGGGGCACTTCGCAGGAAGTGCCCAAAGACCCCGCCATCAGCGCTTTGGCCGAGACGGGGTCTTCGCGCATGTGCAGCCGCTTCGTGTAGGGGTCTCGTCCTGCCGCGGGGAGGCCTCGACGTCATTCACCCCGTTCGCGCGAGTCTTGACGGACGCTTCTGGAAGGGGGGGCGTCCGTCCCGTACTGCGGTCGCCGGCAGCGCGGTGGCGACCGCTCGGCGCTGTTGGGCGCTCACGGCGAGCGTAGGCCTGTACGTCCGCCTGCACGTCGGCCGGGCGCCAGTTGCGCGCAGGCCGGCCGCCGCCTGTACGTGGGCCAGATGCAACGGTCGTACGGTCACGCTCGCCGCACGGCGGGATACCGGGGCACCTGCGGGACCGCAGTGTCTCCACCGCCGACATGTCACCTCAGCCTGCGAGGTCACGATGCGGACGAGCTGTATGGAATGTCCGACTGCATGGATAGTCTGACGGTGTGTACGACATGACTGACCCGGTCGCCAGCCGCGACGCCGCGAAGGCCGCCGAACGCGAACGTCTGGCACGTGCGCGAGCGCGTCGGCAGAGCCAGAGCAGTCAAAGCAGCGCCGCGGTGAGTGGGTTCGCCCAGCGCAAATGGCGTTGGCTCGGGGTGGGTGGCGATGAGGCCGTCGAGGCCGTGCGCGCCATGCTGGCCGACCTGGTCGCAGTACCGGAACTACCCGAAACCGACCGCGCGGTACTCGCCCTCGCCCTCGAAGGGACCCCTGATCGCGAGGGGTTGCTGCCGTCCGTGCGTACGGGGCTCATCTCGCTGCCGCCGGATGCCGTCCTCCATCACCTCCGTGGGCTGTGGGCAGCCGGTGTGCGCTGGCTCAACGAGGCGGGGCTGGACCGGTGCAGGCTTCTCTGCTCGACCGCACCGGGGCTGGAGCTCGTCAGCACGCGCTCACGCGCGGTCTCGGGCGGTCCTGCCTTCTCGCTCTTCACCACGGCCGCGACCCGTGGTGCGATACCCCTGCCCAACCGCTTCCTGGACTCGGCGCTGTCCTGGGCTCCGCTGTCCGTCATCGACGATCTCGTCGATCACGGCGGCCTGTTGGCGGAGGATTCTCCGTGGGAGGCGCGCGACGCCGA
This genomic window from Streptomyces sp. NBC_01351 contains:
- a CDS encoding response regulator; translation: MIRNRFVGEREVRRPEGVEVAKTRTRGVGSTYSRVVPGVSGRVLVVDDNKVIRQLIKVNLELEGFEVVTANDGAECLDVVHRVCPDVITLDVVMPRLDGFGAAAQLRADPRTRDVPVAIVSACTQQEVEAGIAAGVDAFLAKPFEPTELVRVVRRLIERKDRRDGRRGAPAGRGRG